TTTTGCGTCTCCGCTCACGTACCTGTTCGTGCTGCTGCAGACACACCTTTATACCGGGCTTTTTATCACGGCCCACGACGCCATGCACGGCGTGGTTGCCCCGGGGCGCCCCAGGCTGAACAGGGCTATCGGCACGGTTACCGCGCTGCTGTTTGCCTACAACTGGTACCCGCGCCTGCTGCCGCGCCACCACCAGCACCACCGCCACGTGGCCACCGAGCACGACCCCGACTACCACACCGGCTCCTTCTGGCCCTGGTACTTTAGTTTTCTGAAGCAGTACATCACCTGGTGGCAACTGCTGCTGATGGCCCTTACGTTTAATATCCTGAAATTTTTCTTTCCGCTGGAGAACGTGGTGCTGTTCTGGATGCTGCCAGCCATACTGGCCACGTTCCAGCTGTTCTACTTCGGCACTTACCTGCCGCATCGCGGCGAGCATCCCTCCGACAACCCGCACAAATCTGGTACGCAGGCCAAAAACCATATATGGGCCTTTGTGAGCTGCTATTTTTTCGGCTACCACTACGAGCACCACGACAAGCCTTACCTGCCCTGGTGGCAGCTGCACAAGGCTAAAAACTGACGGCCGCTGTGTTTGTTAATATTAGAAGTTAAATATATATATAAACAGGCAACTGCCGCCGGGCATGTGACGTAATGTAAGGGATTTAACTGCGGCAGGTGGCTGCCTCTTCCACATCATCCCCTAACCCTTATCTCATGAAAATTTCTTTTCCCGGCCTTGCGATTTTCCTGCTCATCCTGCTTTTCCAGTTGCCGCCGCGCTCTGCTGCAGCACAGAATGCTTTTGGCAAGAAGAGCCCCACCTCGCTGAAAGCCGGTGTAAGCTTTAACTGGCTTTCGGACTTTGACAGCCAGGGCGTCATGTTTACCAACCGCCTGCATCACTACCTCGGGGAGCGGGTGGGGGCAGGGTTGACCGTGGGCTTGCTCTCCAGTTCCCGCTTCGATAAAGTAAAGGACATCTACACCATCAAAAGCACCTACTATATGTGGGGAGTGGAGGGGAGCTTTGATCTCATGCAGAACGAGTCGGTTGCCTTCCGGATAGGCGGCGGCCCCGCAGCGCGCCACCGCTCCGAAATTTCGACAGAGGATGAACTGGGCGGGACGAAAGACGGCTCCGTCACCCACATCAGAACTGCCGACGTGGGGGTAAGCGGCTTTATAGAAAACGACTTCGGGATTCTGCGCAACGGCATGGCAGGGGGCCGTATAGAGTACATCTACTACACCAAAGGAACCCCGGTGCTGTCGGTGGGGCTGCACGTAGGCTTTCGCTTTTGATAATACTTCCCCCCACAGAAAAGGGACCGCCAGCGCGGTCCCTTTTCTGTTAAGGCAATTTTACAGCTCGCGTTCTGTCAGCGCCCTGCCCTGCTTTCTCAGGTCCTGGGCAGGTTATCGCTTACTGCCCTTCTTCGGCTGCACCCGCTGCCAGTTACTCGCTGCCCATGCTCAGAAACGAGGCCTCTACTGCAGGCCGCTGCTTCTCTCCGTTTTTTGCACTCGCCGCACCCAGCCTTTGATTTGATTTTGCACTGATTTCTGCGCCTGTGCAGGGGCCGCATCCGTGCCAAAGTACCCTCATGAGGCAACGGCGGCGTCTCTAACTCGTTCATCTCCATCTCTCTGCCAGCCCTACCCGTTGAATAATTAGCTGCGTGTAGTGCGCTGCCTTGTTAAGGTTTATGCTGTCCGTCCCGGGTAGTAATGCTTCGCCCCGGATGCGGAGTTTTATATATAAGCGTGTTTTTCCAGGGCTGCAGCTTTGCTGTAACCGGCTTGTCTGCAGCCACATTCACCCGCCAGGGACAGTGCCCACGACACTCCCATTAATCCGCAGATGACCAGCCGCGGTTAGGGAAAGAAAAGCCTGCTTTCGGTGCTGCAGTGATGCACCCTCTCCCCACTTTGTCCCACTTTTACCACTTTCCCCCACTTCTGCTGCAAGAGCCGAAAAGGTTCCTGTGATAGTTAAGATGATCGACATAAAATCCTGATTGTTAGGAGTATATATGAAAGGGTCTCGTATTATAGTGAAATGCTATATTAGAAGCAAATAAACTTATACCCAAAATGTAAACCTAAAAATGTGGATAATGTGGATAAGTGGAGTGGAAAACCATAATTTATCCACAAAGTGGTAAAAAGTGGGAGATTGTGGTTGCCGTCTTTGGCTGAATCGCTACATTTGTAGAGTGCGAAATCTACATGGTCTAAACCTCTAAGCCTATGAATTTTCTCTCTGGCGAATATGAGTGCAAGATTGACCCCAAAGGAAGATTGGTTTTACCTGCGAAGATAAAAACCAACCTGCCCGAGGAGTCTGGCAACCATGTGGTGCTGATGAGAGGATTTGAGCCTTGCCTGGTGCTGTACCCCAAGGCAGAGTGGAAGGTGATCTATGACAAGGTGGCCGGGCTGAACGAGTTCAACGAGGAGTACCGCCACTTTCAGCGGAACTTCTTCCGGGGCAACACCGAGATTGAGCTGGACGGCACGGGTCGTTTCATCGTCCCGAAGACCATGGCGCGTTTCGCGGAACTTGACAAAGAGGCGATTGTGGTGGGGCTCGGGAACCGCGTGGAGATATGGAACCCTGACCGGTATGAGGATTTCCTCATCAAGGACCAGCAGAATTTCTCACAGCTCGCCCAGAAGTTTCTGGGGGATAAACCGGCTGAAGAGCCGCTGATGTAATAAATGGAGTACCACCGACCGGTCATGTTAGAGGAGTCAGTAGCGGCTTTGGCCGTGAAGCCGGAGGGCATCTATGTAGACGTGACCTTTGGCGGCGGCGGGCATTCGGCACTCATCGCAAGCAGGCTTACAACCGGTAAGCTGTACGGTTTTGACCAGGACCGCGATGCAGAGGAGCAGGCGAAGAAGCTGGCTGGCGCTACATTCCAGTTTGTCCGCGCCAACTTCCGCGACCTCAAAAAATACCTGCGCCTGTACCGCATCACAGCGGTAGACGGTGTTCTGGCTGATCTGGGGGTGTCGTCGCACCAGTTCGATGTGCCGGAGCGCGGCTTCTCCACCCGCTTCGATGGCCCGTTGGACATGCGCATGAACCCGGAGTCGGGCATGACGGCGCAGGAGGTGCTGGAAACCTACCCGGAGGAGCAACTGCACCGCATCTTCGGCATATATGGTGAGGTGAAGAACGCCAAGACGCTGGCCCGCACGGTGGTGGAGAAGCGAAGCAGAGCGCCGCTGCACACCATCAGCGACTTTAAGCAGGCGATAAGCTCCTGCACGCCGAAAGGCAAAGAGAACAAATACCTGGCGCAGGTCTTTCAGGCGCTCCGCATCGAGGTTAACGACGAGATGAAGGCCCTGGAGGAGATGCTGGAGCAGGCCACGGAGCTGCTGAAGCCCGGCGGGCGACTGGCGGTGATTTCTTACCACTCGCTGGAAGACAGGCTTGTGAAGAATTATATCGGTAAAGGAAAGTTTTTCGGGGAGGTGGAGAAGGACCTGTTCGGAAACGAGATAAAACCGCTGGAGGCGGTGCACCGCAAACCCATCACACCATCCGGGCAGGAACTGCTGCAGAACAGCCGCTCGAGAAGCGCGAAGCTACGGGTGGCAGAGAAGAAGGAGGAGCGCGTGCGAAAGTAAAGCATACGATTAGCTAAGGGGGGATTTTTATGGCTTCAAACGTACTAACAAGGAAGGCAGAGGCGCCCAGGGGTAACCTGGCGCGTGTAAAGCCAGCACCGGAAGTGCCTAAGCCTCCGAAGGCCAGGGGCTTCAGCCTCTTTGCGCTGCTTGACAAGTATGCCAACGTTGATGCCCTGTTTGAGCACGGCGTTCCCCTCAAGTTTATGCCGCACGTCCTTTTCCTGACGGGCATCACCCTCTTCTATATAGGCAACACACACTTCGCCGAGAAGACCATCCGCAAGATAGACAAGACCAAAGTAGAGACAGAAGACCTGCGCGCTGATTTCACGACGCTGAAGTCTGAGTATATGGAGGCCAGCAAGCAGTCGGAGGTGGCACGCAATGTGGCGCCCCTCGGCCTGGTCGAAAGTTCATCTCCACCCTTTCAAGTGATTGTGCCCGCCGATGAATATTAAGAAATCCATACTGGTCCGGGTAAGGGTGGCATTCCTGCTGGTGTGCCTTTTTGCGTGCGCGATAGTTTACAAAATCGTGCAGATCCAGTTTATGGACGGGCAGAAGTGGAAGAGCATCTCCAAAGAGCGCCGCATCTACTACAAACCGGTGGCGGCCACCCGGGGCAACATCTTCTCCGACAACGGCAGCATCCTGGCCACCTCGCTTCCCTTCTACCGCGTGGCACTAGACCCGACGGTGGCGAAAGCCGAAACCTTCAACAGCGGCGTAGACTCGCTGGCCCTGCTGCTCTCTGATTTCTTCGGCGACAGGTCGGCCGACTACTACCGCCGCAAGATCAAGAACGCCCGCCACTCCGACCGCCAGTATATCCGCCTGAACAGCCGCCAGATCAATTACCAGGAGAAGAAGATGATGGCGAAGTGGCCCATCTTCCGCGAAGGCAAGGGCCGGGGCGGCGTCATATTCGAGAAGGTGGAGAAACGCTTCAAGCCCTTCGGCCTCCTGGCCGACCGCACCATCGGCTTCATCAACGAGGATATGAACGGCGCCGGGCTGGAGTACAGCTTTAACCAAAACCTGGCCGGCACCGACGGGGAGGCGCTTTTCGAGCGCATCGCCGGGGGCAGCAAACCTATATATGACGGCACTGACGTAAAGCCGCAGCACGGCTACGACATCAAGACCACTATCGACATTAACCTGCAGGACGTGGCCGAGAACGCGCTCTATAAAGCCCTGGAGAAAACAGAGGCGGAGTACGGCTGCGTGATTATGATGGAGGTGGAGACAGGCGAGATCAAGGCTATCGCCAACCTGGGCAAAACAAAGGGCGGCTATATAGAGGACTACAATTACGCCGTCGGTAACCAGGGGCGCACGGAGCCGGGCTCCACGTTCAAGCTGGCTTCGATGATGGCCCTTTTCGAGCACGCCCCCCACATCAACCTCACCGACACGGTGGACACGGGCGATGGCCGTTACCGCATCAAGAACACCTATATGACCGACTCGCACCACGGTGGTTTCGGAAAGATAACGGTGCAGCAGGTGTTTGAGAAGTCGTCGAACATCGGGGTGGCCAAGCTGATGGAGACAACCTTCGGGCAGGACCAGCAGGCCTATGTGGACTACCTGCACAAGTTCGGCCTGGGCAGCACGCTGGGCTTCCAGATGGACGGCGAGGCGAGGCCCTATATGAAGAGCCCGCAGGACAGGAACTGGTACGGCACCACGCTCACCTCCATGTCCATTGGGTATGAACTGAAGCTGTCGCCGCTGCAGACGCTTGCCTTTTACAACGCCGTGGCCAACAACGGGGTGAAGGTGCAGCCCATTATCGTAAAGGAAATCCG
This window of the Pontibacter russatus genome carries:
- a CDS encoding fatty acid desaturase, giving the protein MAITRQSDKRGMLIAALIVALWAGLLVYLLRWPVSFASPLTYLFVLLQTHLYTGLFITAHDAMHGVVAPGRPRLNRAIGTVTALLFAYNWYPRLLPRHHQHHRHVATEHDPDYHTGSFWPWYFSFLKQYITWWQLLLMALTFNILKFFFPLENVVLFWMLPAILATFQLFYFGTYLPHRGEHPSDNPHKSGTQAKNHIWAFVSCYFFGYHYEHHDKPYLPWWQLHKAKN
- the mraZ gene encoding division/cell wall cluster transcriptional repressor MraZ, which encodes MNFLSGEYECKIDPKGRLVLPAKIKTNLPEESGNHVVLMRGFEPCLVLYPKAEWKVIYDKVAGLNEFNEEYRHFQRNFFRGNTEIELDGTGRFIVPKTMARFAELDKEAIVVGLGNRVEIWNPDRYEDFLIKDQQNFSQLAQKFLGDKPAEEPLM
- the rsmH gene encoding 16S rRNA (cytosine(1402)-N(4))-methyltransferase RsmH → MEYHRPVMLEESVAALAVKPEGIYVDVTFGGGGHSALIASRLTTGKLYGFDQDRDAEEQAKKLAGATFQFVRANFRDLKKYLRLYRITAVDGVLADLGVSSHQFDVPERGFSTRFDGPLDMRMNPESGMTAQEVLETYPEEQLHRIFGIYGEVKNAKTLARTVVEKRSRAPLHTISDFKQAISSCTPKGKENKYLAQVFQALRIEVNDEMKALEEMLEQATELLKPGGRLAVISYHSLEDRLVKNYIGKGKFFGEVEKDLFGNEIKPLEAVHRKPITPSGQELLQNSRSRSAKLRVAEKKEERVRK
- a CDS encoding FtsL-like putative cell division protein, producing the protein MASNVLTRKAEAPRGNLARVKPAPEVPKPPKARGFSLFALLDKYANVDALFEHGVPLKFMPHVLFLTGITLFYIGNTHFAEKTIRKIDKTKVETEDLRADFTTLKSEYMEASKQSEVARNVAPLGLVESSSPPFQVIVPADEY
- a CDS encoding penicillin-binding protein, which translates into the protein MNIKKSILVRVRVAFLLVCLFACAIVYKIVQIQFMDGQKWKSISKERRIYYKPVAATRGNIFSDNGSILATSLPFYRVALDPTVAKAETFNSGVDSLALLLSDFFGDRSADYYRRKIKNARHSDRQYIRLNSRQINYQEKKMMAKWPIFREGKGRGGVIFEKVEKRFKPFGLLADRTIGFINEDMNGAGLEYSFNQNLAGTDGEALFERIAGGSKPIYDGTDVKPQHGYDIKTTIDINLQDVAENALYKALEKTEAEYGCVIMMEVETGEIKAIANLGKTKGGYIEDYNYAVGNQGRTEPGSTFKLASMMALFEHAPHINLTDTVDTGDGRYRIKNTYMTDSHHGGFGKITVQQVFEKSSNIGVAKLMETTFGQDQQAYVDYLHKFGLGSTLGFQMDGEARPYMKSPQDRNWYGTTLTSMSIGYELKLSPLQTLAFYNAVANNGVKVQPIIVKEIRKADNVIQSFSTRVLNEKICSDETLKKLKAMLEGVVTHGTARNILSEDYKIAGKTGTARKVKNGRYVREYSTSFVGYFPADNPKYSCIVIIDSPQGVNVYGSDVAAPVFKELADKAFARDLAMHKPLQARIAPDKESLPVVKAGNFDDLTVILNRMGISSHATAAADEEWVKVEQQRRSLNFTPNEVLEGKVPDVTGMTLRDALYILGNQHLEVQVEGFGKRVQKQSVKPGTDIIKDKNITITLS